In Scomber japonicus isolate fScoJap1 chromosome 11, fScoJap1.pri, whole genome shotgun sequence, the genomic stretch CAAAAGCAACAGAATCACTGCATTGAAAGCATTAAGAACACAACaggatacacacatgcataaaaaaACTAGCAGCAGAATTAGATATCCTAGTGGAAAAAAGGCATTTTATCTACAGTTGTCAGACCTTCAGTGATCAGTGAATAAGcgaattatttttttattaaaaggttttAAAGGTAAAGGCTGAAAAACTGAAGGTCAGGATGTTCTGTCGTTGCCTGAGGCTAAAGTCGGCATTCGCTTTAGCAGTTACCTTGGTCAGAAATTCTTCAAGGTTCCCAACAAAGATCTGAGTCTGCTGCTGAATGAACTGCTCACAACTGAACTTCAGGTGTCGGTCCACATCCTTCTTAGAGTCAATGTAGTGCTCCTTTATCTCTGGTGTTCCCTAGGGGCCACAGAGTAAAAGGGTTTAGTACTATCAAGTGGTGGTTCCCTTGGCAGGTGCTATCAAAGTGTATGAAGTGTATggtgtgttttaataaaaaaaaaagagaaaaaaataaatacaccacCTCCAACAAGAATTCAAGTATGGCGTTGTGACTGTTGAGTCGGAAGAATTTGGGAACAGCCTTGGGGTTCAGGATTTTGAAGGCAGCGTCttaagaaaaaagaacagagaTTAAATCTGGGCTGGGCTGTAGAATGAGAGTGCCCTCTAGTGCTACAAATTCAACATGACCTTGAATGAGATAAGGTTGATAGGAAGAGCGAATCTGCCCCGGTGAGCCATCGGTTAATGTACATTATGGTGTTGGATTACACTGTAATTTCCACATTAATTGTTGCCATCGGTGCATGTGATAGGCACAAGTTGCTTAATGAGCATGAGAATGTAATGACTGGCTTTATGGAGCTGAACACCAATGTTCCCCTCCACCTTTAATTATCTTACCCCGGGTTTTCTTCAGGTCCAGTGAGATTTCCTTGATGGCAAAGTCGGTGTGAAATGGAGCAATCTGTTCACGCATTATTAGCAGGTGCTTGATCAGGAAAAGTTGCCCATCTACTTGCGTCTACAGAAAAATGATAGCACACTGTTAAAAATCCACACTGTTGGCTGCCGATGCTAAAAGGGCATCTGCTGACTATCCCAGCTACAGTGAACATAAAAAGCACATGCTTAGAGGCGATAAGGGAATATGTCTAATTAATAACTCCTGATTAACCATAGCTGGAAAGGGACATATTAtcgtgacaaaaaaaaagaaggaagctGAAACCATTTATCGCTCAGCTAGTGACTAAAACATTGGAAAAAGACATCATCAACGTTGGGAGAAAACATGTCCTCTGAGATTGATGTTGCTGCATTAATTTGAAGTTCTGGGGTTGAAACAGGCCAGTTACCACAGATATTGACAGCAAATTTGAAGATGCCAGAATAAATAGGATGGTCTGCTGAACGCTTTGTAGAGCATAATAAAGCAGCcgttaaaataaactttaaatgacATCCCAGCTGCTTTCGTTAAATATCCTATTGCCTGAaggaatttaaatgaaagagaacACGTTTTAATTAGAAGGGAACTGATCTTATTTACTATGACAAAAGAAAGGGACATTTCCAActatttttgataataataGAAAAGAGAATACAAAAATCACACTCTACTCTTAAGCATATGTGCCAACCTTGTTTTTAAGGATGATATCAGAGGCTTTAAGCAGCGACTGGATGCAGGCAGATAAGGCTTCTTGGGATAAACCCTGGAAAACTGctctctgtaaaaaaaacaaaaaaacaagacacaataAGCAACACAGGAAAATAGACATGCAAGAGTGTATGGAACTGATGCATtacaaatcaatatttttgcaAGTGATAGAAATTGAAAGCTCACATCTATACATCTGTAAAGCTTGGACAGACAAACCAGCGTTCGTCTGACAGTAGGGTACCACATGCCATGCAGATCAGCAGGGGAGATGGAGGTCTGTAGGCGTGATGTTTCTACATTCCCTGTATTCATCATTAAACCGGAGGAGAGCCATCAAGCAAATGACAATATAAAcaaaagttgtaaaaaaaagtgcCAAAAATCTAGAAATACATACCAACATTACTATTTCTTCTGCCATCAGGGTCCTCAAGCTGAACATCAGAAAACGTGGTTTCTTGTGACATCTGCTTCATCTGCTCTTCCTTCAAGCTCTGAGCAATTCTCTATTGATGTCAAAGAAACAGACATTGAAGAGTTAAGGGATATAAAGTGATAGATAATGGAAAGACACTCACATTTGCTTTAATGGGAGGTCTCTGGGTTTTTTGAaggttaaattaacataaaataaaattcaaactTGCAAACCAAGACATTAATATGCAAAGAAATATCAGAGTGTACGCTAGCTCTTGACATTGAGAAaatagcacacaaacacacttaaaggGCTTTCAAACATTCGTCAAAGACTCAAAGGCATATTTTACTACAAGTGTAGACATTCACAGCCTTCCGAAACCTTGAAGTTACATTATTCACCTTCACATCCGTTTCACTTTGGATAACACCAAAGCACTTTAAGTTTGCGGTTACTTTTTGCCACATTAATCAGACAAACAACAATCTTAACAACAATCAGCAATCAATTTCAAGAGATTGCAGATGATGTAACCTGACACACCAGATGATTTGCTACACAGACCCATCAGAGTTGTCCTTGTAAACTggcaggcactttcaaaaagTACAATAAAAGCAGGTGATAGGATGaaacatctatctatcaccttTCATCACTGTTTTACTTTGCGACGGTCATTGGTCCTACCCACCGGTGGTTCTGACACGAgcacataacttgaagcctgacttAGATGGATTCTCACATGATCTCACGATGTTGTGATTttgcaaatccagctgcctctcaAGGTAAGAGATTTTTTCTAATTTTGATcaatctttttaaaacattatctTAAGACTCTGGGAATTTGTGATGGCCATTTTTCACTATTGTTTACATTGTACATGTTGTGTGAAGCTGGTTGAGTAGAGGCCGACTGATTACAACAGGTTAATGTTTTCTCTCCGAAGATATTCAAAAATCCCTTTCAGAATACAAGATTTACCTCCATCATCTCCAGTTTTTCAGGATAAGCCAGATCTCCTGGAGCTGGGTTGTAGCCTGTGATATCAGTCTGGATGTAAATGTGAGTCCTGTAGACCAGTCTCTCCTGGACATCCTCCAGCATCTGCTTCACTACTGCATCAAAGGCCCCCAACTGAGATGctacataaagacacacacacacacaggtcagtaTGCTGTTTGAACcaattttaaaatcataacaaCCTTTCTGCATTGCAGCACGAGAAGACTTCATGTTTCAAAGAAAATGTTATATTCCTTTTGTTTTCCAAAAGTACATGCTTCCTCTGGAGTTAGTCTTCTTACCCACTACCCCAGCGCCCCTTTGTAATTCTGGATGAACAACTTTAAAAATTGACGACCTGAATCCAAAGTAATGCATCAGTGATCCTctatagtttttgttttgtttttgttcgcTAAAAACGGCAGAATTTTACATCAATGTTAAAAATCTGTCAAATATTCCTCACTGataaaaataatcaatcaatcaatcaatcaatatgtatttgtatagcaccaaatcacaacaaagtcatctcaaggcattttacacgtagagcaggttctaaaccataCTCTTCAGGtcttaattttaaagagacccaacattcccaaaTAAGCCCTGATGATGCATGTAGATACTTTTAAGTGCctaattttcatttatttttgaaaagtatatttttcttctttattttgacacaaaaaaaaccccaaaaagttCCAGTAATTTCAAGTGAAAGACAATTTCGGAGCAAAACAAACTTCATCATTGAAGTCAACAGGTGTCCAAGTTTGTCATTGTACTGTATCAGCTGGATTTTGGTAACACAATTTCAAACACCCTATGTTACATttgacaaactgtgaggagaACAAAAACTCCCAACATACCATTGTTATGAACGTGGTCTTCTAGCATCTCATTCTTGAGAATGCTGCAGAGCTCGGAAAGAGTTTCCAGGTGGATAATGTGGATGATAAGAGGCCGGAGGACATCGTACAGGGACAGACATAACTTCTCCAGCAGCTCACTGTCAGAGATAAGGGACACACTTATGGCTAAATATGAAttgcaacatgtttttttttttgctgttagATGGTTAAACAATGCATTTACCCATGGTGTTTAAACTGGTATTCATCATACACTAAACACATCATACACTCTGAAGCGTCACGCCTTAGACAAACAAACTGCAcctgtgtgtgtaataaaaagGTAGATCCTGTAGCCAGTGAGGTGGGTGCTACTCACTCTAGTTTGGGTGTAGGTTTTGAGAAGAACTCATTAAATAGTTGGTGTTCGTCCTGGCACACGTGAACCATGAAGGCACAGCCACTGCGAACctgcacaaatacacataatGATCATCTGCTTCAGTGCCTATAACTATAAAACACTTTGCTCTGGTTCACCTTCAAACAAGAAAACATGTCCTCCCTCATAAATGACGCAGGCACACATTACGGCCATCCTTAACAAGATGAATAAcctttccagttttttttttttttaaagcttggACAGGTGCTGTGGCTGTTATGACGTATCATTGCATTGACCTTTAATTACAGCATCCCCATCAAGCCAATTAGTGTGTGGTGTTTTTAATTGCCAGAACAGTATTTAAACACATAGTCTGTCCCGGTGCTGAAATCGAATCAGTTACGGCTGAAGTCACACGTTAAAATGAAACTACTTCACTATTAATACATTGGATTTTCAAACACTGGCACTACATCAACACAATAGCTTTACAGATGAGGTATGACTGGGTATACACAAACAACACCAATGCTCCGCACACAGCAATTCAATTGTGAACAAAACAGGAGTAGGTTTTGGATACCTGCTTCACACAATCTAAGGTTATACTCATTTATCATGTGCACAGCTTAGTGTCTGTAACAAATGTTCCAGAAAATATCCTAGAGTCCATACTGTGCATTCTCTGCAAGCTCAAATGTCACCTGACTACATCCAAAGGGCAACTCTGCTTTGAACAAGTCATGCCTTACCAGAGCACAGTGGTCTTTGCTGTTTTGGTTGGTCAGCTCAGTAATGGTGGATGTGATGCTGGGACTGAGGAGCTGCTCTCTCTGGTCCAGGTAGCATTGGTGGATTTCATCTAGGAGCTGAGTGTATCTGCTCACATCAATATATGAGGAGGGATTAGTTAGGAGAAAATCTAAAATACACTaggttgcttttttttaattctggaTAAATAACAACACTCACTCTGGGATCTTCTCTGCCCGCTGTTCTATCTGTTCAATCAGTGACTGAAAGCGAGAGAAAAACAGTCAGTGTGCCCCTGTGCTTATCTGTGATTGTATTACAGACAACTCTCTTTGCTTATTCTAGGggtaacaaaaaacacattatactCACTCTAACTTTAGGTGCAACTGCTCTAAACTTAACGTAGTAAAGTGTAAATGCATTGTCTGCATTGGTCAAACCCATCGGATCCTGaggagacaaaaaagaaaatagactcAAGTACTGATACTGGATTAGACACATAAACCTATCTACTGTATGCCTCTATACACATTGTAATTATTAAGTGTTCTGCAGGATTTGTGTCTTTTCTTACCCTTTTTGTTAACTGGCCTGTGAGATTCTGCATAGTGTTCACAATATGAATCTTCATGAAGTGCATAGCTTTAGAAAGACATTGTTTAAACTTGTTCAGATAAACTGGATAGTCCTTGAAATTGGGCTGCAAACAATAAAAAGGTAAACAAGTGTTAAGACAGCTTTCATAGATGacacatacaatatataatCCTACCTATAGATCATACTACAGGTATTAGCACGTTGCAGTTATAGATTTTTGATGACACACATTTCTTAAAACTGAAATCACTGTTTCAAAACCCTTCATGACAAATCTCAAGAATAGTTTTCTCACTGTAATACTGTagcattttgtacatttatatcatgtttaaaaaactATTATGACAAAAAATCATGTAAATTAGACTGCAAttatcggggggggggggggggggggacacacaACCCCAAAATCTTTTCCTCATGGAAGTGGACAGTGTGTTTAGTTTTCTTGGAATTACTTTATTTTAGAAAAGTAAATCTTCTGAAGTACACTGCAGAATTTCTAATTCATTAATGTAAGGTTGCACAAGCGACACAGTAAATAGGTACCTTTATTTGTGTGGCAA encodes the following:
- the cog3 gene encoding conserved oligomeric Golgi complex subunit 3 produces the protein MAFTDQSLLDLTDKETREKLSLWDRRTDATAPLTEKQMDSVLEIRAAAETLSIPSELPIEDLCSLSSRSLQSPFTATVPASTEDVLLKGFQMLDMDSDRIETAQQFFAWFAKLQANMDQDDSAKYRKTRDDLNCYQEQCNAILKDVSAALEQLDSLQKQYLFVSNKTGTLHEACEQLLKEQAELVDLAESIQQKLSYFNELENINTKLNSPTLSVNSEGFIPMLSKLDDCIEYVSSHPNFKDYPVYLNKFKQCLSKAMHFMKIHIVNTMQNLTGQLTKRDPMGLTNADNAFTLYYVKFRAVAPKVRSLIEQIEQRAEKIPEYTQLLDEIHQCYLDQREQLLSPSITSTITELTNQNSKDHCALVRSGCAFMVHVCQDEHQLFNEFFSKPTPKLDELLEKLCLSLYDVLRPLIIHIIHLETLSELCSILKNEMLEDHVHNNASQLGAFDAVVKQMLEDVQERLVYRTHIYIQTDITGYNPAPGDLAYPEKLEMMERIAQSLKEEQMKQMSQETTFSDVQLEDPDGRRNSNVGNVETSRLQTSISPADLHGMWYPTVRRTLVCLSKLYRCIDRAVFQGLSQEALSACIQSLLKASDIILKNKTQVDGQLFLIKHLLIMREQIAPFHTDFAIKEISLDLKKTRDAAFKILNPKAVPKFFRLNSHNAILEFLLEGTPEIKEHYIDSKKDVDRHLKFSCEQFIQQQTQIFVGNLEEFLTKVAALKTMAIQGGPTYSLSQQPWAQPAKINDIVMATYRVMKSKLPSTLQSMSLYLANRDTEFILFKPVRNNIQQVFQRLHTLLQEEYSGEDLQIIACPSMEQINLLLSVNK